GGCCCGGTTCCATTGCATCAAGCGCATGGTGGAGTATCGCTTTCACAGTTCTCTTCTGTACTGTATTTGCCCTTTCCATTCAAAATGCAGCTCAAAAATTTACACCTTCAACCCATGCTGCGATCCTACTTAGCCTAGAATCTGTATTTGGAGCACTTTCCAGCGTTTTGATACTTGGTGAAGTTTTTACTATCCCTATGGTTTTGGGATGTTTTTTAATCCTGATTGCCGTCTTACTCACTGAAACTGGTCCTACTTTATTGGGAAAACTGCAAATTATCAAGACTATTTTCTATCTTTAGATGATATATCGCAAGATGCAACATCATCTGAAACAACATCGTCTGATACAACTTTTGCTTTCTTTTCCTCTGGTGGTAGTTCACCAATTAATTTCACTCGATCTGCCGGAATGGTAAAGGTGAACCCTATTTTATCCCCCCTAACATCAAGTTCGGCATCCGAGATCTCGGCATCTATTCCCGGGATGAAGTCAAGGGTTCCCTGCATTGTCTCTTTGGCTTCCTCTTCAATGGATTCTTTGAGCTTCTGCCCTTCTTCCAGAATATCGTCAACTACGGGAAGGGAAACCACATTCTCCTTCGAAGCTTTCTTTGGTTTTATCTGAGCCTGTATTTCCCGCAATTCTTCTTCCCTTGATTTTTGCTTTGGAAGAACCTCGGGCTGTGATGGATGTTTTATATCCACCTTTAGGGGTATCTGTTGCTTTTTTTTGGGCGAAACCGGAGTTCCTTCTCTTTTAACCGGAGTGGCTACTATGTTAGAAGAAGGCTTCTGGTTTGAGGCAGGAGCAGTCATTTTTGTGGTAGGGGACATGATAGGGAGGGTTTCAGAAAGATGAAGCAGTGGAGAGTCGTTTTCTGAAACTTTTAGATTTTCTCTCACGTTCAAATATAATAAACTTCCAGTCATGGCCCCAATAAAAGCAAGGGCACAAGCCAAAAGAAAGGAAAATCTCTTCATCTCTCTAGTGCCTCCTCTTAGACTTGCCTTTCTCGCGCCTTTCTTGTCTTTCTCTTGATTCTTTTTTTTCTGGCGGGACAAGACATTTTTCGCCCCAGCCTATAAGATCTTCACGACCGGCAATCTTTAATGCTTCTCGCACAAAACGATGGTTAGAAGGGTTACGATATTGCAACAACGCCCTTTGCAATTTTCTTTCATGGCTGCTTTTAGGTACATACACCGCTTCCTTTGTTAATGGGTTGATTCCTGTGTAATACATGCAGGTTGCCAGGCTTCCGGGGGTTGGGATAAAATCCTGAACCTGTTCAGGCATGAAGTTCAGATCTCGAACAAATTCTGCCAGTTCTATTGCTTCTTTCAAACCAGCCCCGGGATGGCTGGAAATAAAATATGGCACAAGATACTGTTTTTTCCCCAGTTTCTTATTCATATTCTCGTATTCCTTCATAAATTGTTCATATACATGTTTCCCTGATTTGCCCATTAACGCGAGCACATTCTCAGAAACATGCTCCGGAGCCACTTTTAACTGGCCACTTACGTGATACCTGCAAAGCTCCTCGAGAAAGCGTCTACTGCTCTTTTTATCCGCTAGAAGGTAATCGAAGCGAATTCCAGATCGTATAAAGACCTTTTTGACACCTGGTAACGTTCTAAGCTCGTGCAATAGCTCTAAGTAGCCTTCATGGTCTACACGCAAGTTCCCGCATGGAACAGGGCCAATGCACTGTTTGTTCTTACATGTTCCTCGCAGGAGCTGATCATCGCACGACGGTCGGTTGAAATTCGCAGTGGGCCCCCCAACATCGTGAATGTATCCCTTAAAACCAGGGAGCTTCGTCAGGAGGATGGCCTCGTCCATGATAGATTCTTCTGAACGACTCTGAATTATTCGGCCCTGATGAGACGTTATGGCGCAAAAAGCACAGCTTCCAAAACATCCTCGGTGAGTAGTGAGGCTGAACTCCACTTCCTTGAGAGCTGGCACTCCTCCGTCCTTTTCATACATGGGATGCCATGTGCGTGTGTAGGGAAGCTGATAAACAGAATCAAGCTCTGATGTGCTCAAGGGTGCAGCCGGTGGATTCTGAATAACGTAGAAAGTATCATGGCGCTGTACTACCGTTTTCCCTCTCACTGGATCCTGTTCAATGTACTGAATGCGAAAAGCTTCAGCAAAGGCCGCCTTATCACTCACAACAGATTCGAAAGAAGGACATTCTTCATAATTCCAAAGTCTTTCAATACTCTGGTTTTTATAGCAAGTTCCATGTATATCCCGTATTTCTGAAACCGGTATCCCCTTTTTCAATAACTCTGCGATCTGGATGATCTGCTTCTCTCCCATTCCATACACCAGCAAATCAGCCTGGCTATCAATAAGGATGGAACGACGAACAGCATCTGACCAGTAATCATAGTGGGCAAACCGGCGCAAACTCGCTTCTATCCCGCCGATTATAAGAGGGATGTTTCCCCAAAGTTCACGAATACGATTGCAGTAGGCTATAGTCGCTCGGTCTGGGCGCTGCCCAGCCTTTCCTCCAGGGGAATAACTGTCCGTGCTTCTGCTTTTTTTAGAAGCTGTCAGTTTGTTCAGCATTGAGTCAAGGTTGCCAGCTGAAACAAGCACCCCCAATCGAGGGCGTCCCAACCTGGCGAAGTCCTTCGTGTCACGCCACTCTGGCTGCGGTATAATACCTACCTTAAAGCCTGCATTATCAAGGATGCGCGTTATAATAGCATGGCCGAAACTAGGATGATCTACATAGGCATCAGCACTTATGAAAAGGAAATCAAGGATGTCCCAGTCTCTTTGCTCCATATCTTTTTGCGATACTGGTAAAAAGGAATGCGTCAAAAAAACCTCTCCTCAAAAAATATTTGGAATAGAATATTATAATCACTCATCGTCCTTTTTGGGTAGTTTCTCAAGAATCGCCCGCTCAATGTTTTGTATTTCCAAACGCTCTTCTTCGTCGAGAGCCGTCATTACCTCTTTTCTAAATGCCATTGCCAGGGCTGTCCGCGGTCTTTCCCGTTCACTTCTAGGCACGTCTTCCCCCCCTGGAATCTCTCCCCACGATATTTTTTTCCTGTTGAAGTAAAGATCGAGGTCGACAAACCGCTCTCCTGTTTCTGTATATTCAAGCCCCATGAGGGCCCTTTTTACCATTCCTGAGTCAAGGAAGGTCAATATGCGTATGCAATAGACCGGTACAGGCATGAGAATGTGCGCATAATCTTTGCCCCATCCCTCTCCGATGGTAATGCTGACTTCCAGTCCTTCCAAAGTCAGCCTTAGTCGTCGAGAGTGAAGCCAGTACTGCTTGTTTGCATCATAAACTCGAATTTCCATGACGTTCCAATCGCGGCTGCCCAGACCAGCATTGAAATAGTGAAAAGCTCTGTTGTTCAGCCGTTTAAAGAGCTCTTCAAAGGGCATGTCTATAAAAAGAGCTTCTTCAAAAAGATCTCCCTCTTTAAATGCCAAACCATGTTTTAAAGACTTTTCTGTAAAACAAACAGGAACGCCGCTAGTCTCTGAAAGAAAAATTAGATCTGAAGATACCTGCTCACACCGGCCGCCAAAGTCATTCTGAATTTCCTTTAACACTGTGCGATAGTCACCAAATACTCTAAAGAAAATGACCCTGGGCAATCGTTCTACATATTCAAATACATCTGTAGCTTTTTCGTTAATAATACGCTCCAGTATTTTGTCGGGGTGATTCATGGTAACTAGAACAACTGGGAGAGTCTCGGTGCAAACCTTCAAATCGCTGACAAGCAAAACTGCCCTGCTCTCTTCAACAGATGCCAGTGTTTCTTCAAAGGATCTTTCATTAGCGGAAAAAAGTTCAACATCGAAATTTTGTTGAAGCCATTGTACAATCCGCACTTTATCTCCTTTAAGAACAAGCATCGGAGCTCCTTTTCTAATGACGTTAATCACTTAATGGCCCCCCTCTCTATGCATTATCTGTTGAATTCTTTCTAAAGCATCCACAAGGTTTTCACGAACTACAAAAGATGCCATAGAGTCATATTGGGTGGGTTCTCTGTTGAGAATAATAAGTTTAGCTCCTGCCTCATGGGCCTCTAAAGGGAAAAAATTAGCAGGTGAAACATTTAAGGATGATCCCAGAACCATAAATACATCACTTTTTAATGAAAGTTCATGAGCCCGCTTCATAGGAGTATCGGGCAACATTTCACCAAAAAGGACCACTCCTGGGCGAAGGATGCCCTTGCAGTCCGGGCAAAGCTCTTCTGTTAATAAGAGCTCAGAAGGAAATTCATTTTTACAGCGGCTACACCTCGCTTTCCTAAGGGTGCCATGGAGCTCTACAACATTCCTACAGCCAGCTTCCTGGTGAAACCCGTCAACATTCTGGGTTATTATGCCTTGGAGAAGGTTTTCTTCTTCCCACTTTGACAATATGCAGTGACCAAGATTCGGCGAGGCATTCTTCAAAGCATTGATACGATATCGGTAAAAATCCAGAAAGGCTTCTCTATTGTTTTCCATCGCGTCTATAGACGCCAATGCCATTGGGTTATAACGAGACCATAGCCCCTGGGAAGATCTGAAATCAGGCAAACCCGATGAGGTGCTCATCCCCGCACCTGAAAAAATAACGAGGTGATGAGCGCTGCCCAGACATTCCGCAATTTTTTTATATTGGTTCATACCCATCCCTCCTAAGAATTATCTTCTTCTCGTGATGCAAGCATGTGGTTCATGCCGGGGTATTAGCCGCAAAGATACGCGCGGTGATAATCAGCTAACCAACCACCAGCCATAGTGAAACTTCTGCCGGAGAAAGAACTCTATCGATAGCTCCCCATAGATTCATAACCACTTCTTTCTCTTAAACAAATAGATCATGGCAAAAGCAATAAAGCCCATTATTACCCATACGAATGGGTATCCCAATTTCCACTCAAGTTCTGGCATGTATTTAAAATTCATCCCATAGATACCTACTATAAAGGTTAGGGGAATAAAGAGAGTGGCAATGACCGTAAGAACTTTCATCACATCGTTCATACGGTTGCTTAAGGAGGAAAGATAGAGGTCAAGCATTCCAGAAACTGTTTCTCTGAAATTTTCCACAGTGTCTATGTTTTGAATGACATGATCGTAAAGATCACCGAAATAGGTTCGGGTTTGGAGCTGGATAAGGGAGCTTTCAGTTTTACGAATAGTATTTACAGCTTCCCGGAGAGGCCATACGGCATGTCTTAATATCAAAAGTTCCCGTTTCATTTTATAAATTGAACGAACCGTTTCCTGGTCAGGATGAGCTAGCAGAAGGTCTTCTGTATCCTCTATCTGCTCTCCCAGACGTTCCAAAATAACAAAATAACGGTCAACAACTGAGTCCATGAGGGCATAAAGAAGGTAATCGGCACCAAGACGTCTAAAGCGCCCTGCTGTACTACGTATTCGTTCCCGGACGGGTTCAAAAACATCCCCAATACGCTCTTGAAAGGATATTACGAGATTATCTTTCAGTATGAAGCTAACTTGTTCTATGGTGAGGTCTCCTGTTTGCTCATCAATGTCGAGCATCTTAAGAACGACATACAAAAAATCTTCATATTCGTCTGTTTTGGGTCGTTGCTCTGTATTAAGAATATCTTCAAGAACAAGCGGGTGGATAGAAAAAGTTTCGCCAATCTCTTCGATAAGTGGCGCTTCATGAAGCCCCACTACATCAAGCCAGTCTATTACCCCTGCTGAATCTTTTCTTTCATAATCATGAAAGTCGGATAAAGACCTCTCATCTAAAACATCCACACCATATCGCATCAAATGCAACGCAACATCACCCATTTTTTTCTCTCCAACATGGATAAGGCTCCCAGGCGGAAGCCCCGCCTTGTCAGAACGGCGATGCTTCTTTAGCTTTTGTGTCATTAGTATCTCCCCTTTGTCAGTTATCCAGGGACAGATGCGGCTCCTAAATCTTATTGAAAAATAAGAAGTCCGGCCAGACCAAAGAGTATAAAAAGAAGAGGGGGGTTATTTTTAAATATACGAAGCTGAAAAAGAACAAGGCCCAAACAAAACAGAGCGGCCGTCTGCCACTGGGAAAGAGCGGTTTTTAAAAGAGGAACCACTGCAAGAGTCAATAGAGCTCCCACTGCTGGACGCAACGATCTTTTAAAATGATCAACTTTCTCGTCGGAACTTTTCTTCATCATGAGAAGAACTAAAAACAAGATAAGAAGAGGCGCTGAAGCAACAGAAAGAGTTGCTATAAGAGAACCTAAAACACCAGCCTGATGATATCCTACGAAGGTCGCGGCATTGATGGCAATAGGTCCTGGAGTGACCTGGGCTAAGGCCAAAACCTGATTGAACTCTTCGAGAGTCAACCAGCCATAATTCATGACAAGTTCATGCTCTATAAGAGGGATGGTTGAAATACCGCCACCAAAGGCCCCTATCCCAATACGGGCAAAGGCCAGGGCGAGCAATAGAAGCTTCACGACTTTTTCTCCTTTCTAAGCCATTGAATGGCTACCCCCCCAGCCACAGCAAAAAGTGGGTGGATATTAAAGAAGACCATTAAAAGGATAACGAAGGCATAGGGGACTAAATTCAAGAGATCAGGAAGAAGAATGGATTTCAGTTGTCGGACTACAACATTGACCAATAGCGCAGCTACTGCACAAATAACGCCAAGGAAAAAAGCCTTTAATGCAGGGGAGTTGTGATACTTCAACACAAGGTTCGAAAGGAGCAAAATAATAGTAAAAGGAGGAACTAAAACCCCTAAAACTGCCATGAACGCGCCCCTAATACCACTATAATGCTTCCCTATAAGAAAAGAGGATGATACAGCTATAGGCCCTGGCATTGCCGCGGATAGGCTCACTATGTCCAATAAATCCTGTTCAGACATGTCACCTCGTTTGCGAACTTCAGTTTCTGCCATGCCAAGGATAACTACGCCGCCTCCAAATGTTACGGAACTAATTTTAAAAAACATTTTAAACAGCTGCCACGGTGTCATAGTAATGCGTCAATCCTTTCCTCCGTTTCGGCACCATTCATGTCAAAAGCAAAAAAATCATGAATAGCCTCTAGAGGCATTGTACATAAATTTAACGACTTTTACAGCTTAAAAAGGGCAAGGGTATCTCTGTAAAGGGAAACGCTGGCAACCCGAGATTGCCATTCCCATCAAAAAGGGTTTGAGCCTGACTTCGTATCTGTTGCCACAAAAGGGGTTTGATACTTCCATCCTGTGTTTCGACAACAGCAGAACAGCTTTCAAGCCAGTCTCCAGTATTGCAGTAAAGAAGGGCTCCAATCTTCTTCATGACAGGGCGATGGATATGTCCGCAAATAATGCCTTCCACATTATATTTCTCTGCGGTTTCCGTGATCTTTCTTTCGTATCCGCTTATGTACTTTACAAATTCCTTTACTGTCCTTTTTGCCCTTCTCGATAGCGACCATTTTGAATTATCAGAAAGAAACAAGCGGCTAAGGCCATCATTCAACCAAAGTGATGTTTCGTAAGCTGCGTCCCCAATTCTTGCCAACCATTGTGTATATTTTGATACAATGTCAAATTCGTCTCCATGGGTAATCAAATATCGTCGTCCATCCGCAGCTGTATGAAAAACTCTTTCAAGGATATGTATCCCACCAAGAGTTCGTCCGCTAAATTCCTTAAGAAAATCATCATGGTTCCCAGGGATATAGAAGACCTCTGTTTTTTCAGACAGTTTAAGAAGCAACTGGAGAATATAGTGGGAAGAACGAGTTTTTAAGGCTTCGTGTCTGAATTTCCAGCCATCTATAATGTCCCCCACTAAATAAAGGCGGTCACAAAAAGAAGAGGAAAGGAAGGCCGCTAACTGGTCGACTTTGCTCCATTTAGATCCAAGATGAACGTCAGAAACAAAAATTGTACGATAATGCATCGCTTCGCCCCTTTTTAAAAGTCGTATCTGCTCTGAATCGAACAGTTCTAATCTAAACTTATTGTTTCATTCCCAACAAAATAAGAATACCACCAATTATGGTGATTGTGTGGATGTTTTCTCTCCACAAAAGCCAAGCTAAAAATGAGCTCCTAAGAGATTCCCCTAAAAGCGCGACAGAAACGCTCCCTGGGTTGAGGTAACGTAACGTCCAATTATAGCAGCTATGCCCAAGAATTTGGGGGATAAGAGCCATTCCTCGCAAAGCCCCCCATGTGGAAAAAGGAAATCCTGTAAAAGGATGACCTTTTATCAGGACCAATAACTACAA
This region of Aminobacterium colombiense DSM 12261 genomic DNA includes:
- a CDS encoding YgiQ family radical SAM protein, with the protein product MTHSFLPVSQKDMEQRDWDILDFLFISADAYVDHPSFGHAIITRILDNAGFKVGIIPQPEWRDTKDFARLGRPRLGVLVSAGNLDSMLNKLTASKKSRSTDSYSPGGKAGQRPDRATIAYCNRIRELWGNIPLIIGGIEASLRRFAHYDYWSDAVRRSILIDSQADLLVYGMGEKQIIQIAELLKKGIPVSEIRDIHGTCYKNQSIERLWNYEECPSFESVVSDKAAFAEAFRIQYIEQDPVRGKTVVQRHDTFYVIQNPPAAPLSTSELDSVYQLPYTRTWHPMYEKDGGVPALKEVEFSLTTHRGCFGSCAFCAITSHQGRIIQSRSEESIMDEAILLTKLPGFKGYIHDVGGPTANFNRPSCDDQLLRGTCKNKQCIGPVPCGNLRVDHEGYLELLHELRTLPGVKKVFIRSGIRFDYLLADKKSSRRFLEELCRYHVSGQLKVAPEHVSENVLALMGKSGKHVYEQFMKEYENMNKKLGKKQYLVPYFISSHPGAGLKEAIELAEFVRDLNFMPEQVQDFIPTPGSLATCMYYTGINPLTKEAVYVPKSSHERKLQRALLQYRNPSNHRFVREALKIAGREDLIGWGEKCLVPPEKKESRERQERREKGKSKRRH
- a CDS encoding SIR2 family NAD-dependent protein deacylase, which codes for MNQYKKIAECLGSAHHLVIFSGAGMSTSSGLPDFRSSQGLWSRYNPMALASIDAMENNREAFLDFYRYRINALKNASPNLGHCILSKWEEENLLQGIITQNVDGFHQEAGCRNVVELHGTLRKARCSRCKNEFPSELLLTEELCPDCKGILRPGVVLFGEMLPDTPMKRAHELSLKSDVFMVLGSSLNVSPANFFPLEAHEAGAKLIILNREPTQYDSMASFVVRENLVDALERIQQIMHREGGH
- the corA gene encoding magnesium/cobalt transporter CorA → MTQKLKKHRRSDKAGLPPGSLIHVGEKKMGDVALHLMRYGVDVLDERSLSDFHDYERKDSAGVIDWLDVVGLHEAPLIEEIGETFSIHPLVLEDILNTEQRPKTDEYEDFLYVVLKMLDIDEQTGDLTIEQVSFILKDNLVISFQERIGDVFEPVRERIRSTAGRFRRLGADYLLYALMDSVVDRYFVILERLGEQIEDTEDLLLAHPDQETVRSIYKMKRELLILRHAVWPLREAVNTIRKTESSLIQLQTRTYFGDLYDHVIQNIDTVENFRETVSGMLDLYLSSLSNRMNDVMKVLTVIATLFIPLTFIVGIYGMNFKYMPELEWKLGYPFVWVIMGFIAFAMIYLFKRKKWL
- a CDS encoding chromate transporter; its protein translation is MKLLLLALAFARIGIGAFGGGISTIPLIEHELVMNYGWLTLEEFNQVLALAQVTPGPIAINAATFVGYHQAGVLGSLIATLSVASAPLLILFLVLLMMKKSSDEKVDHFKRSLRPAVGALLTLAVVPLLKTALSQWQTAALFCLGLVLFQLRIFKNNPPLLFILFGLAGLLIFQ
- a CDS encoding chromate transporter, which encodes MTPWQLFKMFFKISSVTFGGGVVILGMAETEVRKRGDMSEQDLLDIVSLSAAMPGPIAVSSSFLIGKHYSGIRGAFMAVLGVLVPPFTIILLLSNLVLKYHNSPALKAFFLGVICAVAALLVNVVVRQLKSILLPDLLNLVPYAFVILLMVFFNIHPLFAVAGGVAIQWLRKEKKS
- a CDS encoding UDP-2,3-diacylglucosamine diphosphatase translates to MHYRTIFVSDVHLGSKWSKVDQLAAFLSSSFCDRLYLVGDIIDGWKFRHEALKTRSSHYILQLLLKLSEKTEVFYIPGNHDDFLKEFSGRTLGGIHILERVFHTAADGRRYLITHGDEFDIVSKYTQWLARIGDAAYETSLWLNDGLSRLFLSDNSKWSLSRRAKRTVKEFVKYISGYERKITETAEKYNVEGIICGHIHRPVMKKIGALLYCNTGDWLESCSAVVETQDGSIKPLLWQQIRSQAQTLFDGNGNLGLPAFPFTEIPLPFLSCKSR
- a CDS encoding EamA family transporter, translated to MVLIKGHPFTGFPFSTWGALRGMALIPQILGHSCYNWTLRYLNPGSVSVALLGESLRSSFLAWLLWRENIHTITIIGGILILLGMKQ